The genomic window ATACACATTAATGTGGCAATAAAAGGAATCTAAAAACTGCTAAATACAATTGTAAAGCACTGAGGGGAATCATTTTACAGCACAACTATCTTGAGTTTTTGTACTTTCACTACATTTTCCTGCTAATTGTGCGACAAAAATTGATGATTAAGATTTAGCTACAAATCTTTTTTTCATCATGACTGTCTTAGATATTTCATAATCTAAGACCAGATCTTCTTTTAATCTTGTGCATCCTGAGTGTCTGCACTGTATAAAATATTAAGACAGATTCCTGCTGTGCATGAACTGTACTGCATCTCAGTGGAAAcatatcttatcttttatcttgaAACTGGGTGATTAATTTACTATTTTGAAGACTTCATATTCCATTGGGGTTGAACAGACCTGAAGTGAAAAGTGTGTatattactccctctagtggcaaATCAAAATTAGATTAACCATTTTAAATGCACTGGCAACTAAAACATTCATATTTACAGGcaaaattacaacataaaaattGTTTATTAAATTACAGAAATGACACTGTCATTGTGTTTTATAAAGATGGAAAATTGCACTTGTTCATTTTATACACACCACATGAAAATATCATCTATCaccaaattacaaaaaaaatcaacaaaaagtttttttagaAACAGATTAAGATACATATACATTAATAGCTAAAATAAAATTAGTTTCTTCATACATATACAAATGCATCCATCATAGTCATAGGCTTTAGTTTGTTACATGGTCATATTTTGTGTAGTtacaaaaacaatatataatatataatgatTTAAACAGTGAGCTTTCATCATCTTCAAAtatcaaaatgtatttatttccagTTAAATTGAACTAACTCtgtaaaaaatctttaaaatgactTCACTTATATGGCTCTGTTTCCCCCAAAAAATAGTCAGCAGCTCATATTCAAGAAAGTAGATTTTGCCAgatttaatttttatgttttgtcaTTTAAATAGAGAACATAAGGCAAATCATTAAAATAAACACTACAAAGATACCTAACCATTTATCCACTGGCTTTTGTGCCATGTGTTGCTTGATGCAGGGTGGACATTTTATTAATGGAACGGGTTCAAAAAACAGAAAGATTTTTTGCCTGAACCTGCATTGAGAAATCATGAAGAAAGGAGCCCTGGTGTCTGCATCACAGAACAACACTCTTCCCTGGTCATAATCTACACACACCCAGACTCTCTGAggcattttttcttcatttgagtTCCGTGCTCTGCATTCACTGCAGTTAAGCAATCTTATGAACCAACAGCGATTCATGTCATTAGGTCTCAATGTCCTTTTCCACCGCAGTGATTCGCTGATTACTCCTAAATCCCAGCTGTTCTGCCCTTCGATATCAACTTCATAGTAAAACCTCCCCTTGGAAATGGCACTGTTAAAAGGAACTTTAGAAAAATTTATGAAATACTGATTACACCATAGGTAAACATCACTGCTATCTTCAGAGTCTTCAACACTGTTTGCTGGTGCttcatgtttgtcattttttctttttgcattctTGCGTTGCTTCCCTTTTCTGCCCCGcacttcttcatttttgttcaccaTCGGAGGCTTTTGGTGTTCGTGCTCCTTTTTTACA from Sphaeramia orbicularis chromosome 16, fSphaOr1.1, whole genome shotgun sequence includes these protein-coding regions:
- the LOC115434891 gene encoding E3 ubiquitin/ISG15 ligase TRIM25-like; the protein is MATVSSFLSEDQFLCSICLEVFTNPVSIPCGHNFCKACISRHWKDKEQCQCPLCKEEFSKGLKLCVNTTFREVVEKFKKNYIVPKNETPVKPEDVLCDCCLDSKYKASKTCLVCLASYCETHLESHLRVPALKRHKLTDPVQNLEKKICRKHNMILESLCSNDPTPACALCIKHDTAPVKKEHEHQKPPMVNKNEEVRGRKGKQRKNAKRKNDKHEAPANSVEDSEDSSDVYLWCNQYFINFSKVPFNSAISKGRFYYEVDIEGQNSWDLGVISESLRWKRTLRPNDMNRCWFIRLLNCSECRARNSNEEKMPQRVWVCVDYDQGRVLFCDADTRAPFFMISQCRFRQKIFLFFEPVPLIKCPPCIKQHMAQKPVDKWLGIFVVFILMICLMFSI